In Oncorhynchus tshawytscha isolate Ot180627B linkage group LG06, Otsh_v2.0, whole genome shotgun sequence, the following are encoded in one genomic region:
- the LOC121846707 gene encoding mesoderm posterior protein 2-like has translation MDTAAFSKLLLLQAGDHLLDSDALLEPGCPTLDPGYYSACSSLSPASSIDSCCFSPPCFQWGAVQEKEATNPSSCISQADKRQGKEELPAQEKRRSRSKFPGKKRESASEREKLRMRDLTKALHHLRTYLPTSVAPPEQTLTKIETLRLTISYISHLSAQLGLSEDTPCLKRKMDFTPCQYSQDMPQCPQGRSMSGQWCQEILQGNIQSSNQYCLPLATSYTNNTEPHMETDSLMPDVSYQDMSLYHNQVFK, from the coding sequence ATGGACACCGCTGCCTTCTCCAAACTCTTGCTTCTTCAGGCTGGAGATCATCTGCTGGACAGTGATGCCTTGCTGGAGCCTGGTTGTCCCACGTTAGACCCTGGTTACTACAGTGCCTGTAGTAGCCTATCGCCTGCCTCCTCCATTGACTCCTGTTGCTTCTCTCCCCCTTGTTTCCAGTGGGGAGCTGTTCAGGAGAAGGAGGCTACAAACCCTTCAAGCTGCATCAGCCAAGCTGACAAAAGACAGGGGAAAGAAGAACTCCCAGCTCAGGAGAAGAGACGGTCTAGGTCAAAATTCCCTGGGAAGAAGCGGGAGAGCGCCAGCGAGAGGGAGAAGCTGAGGATGAGAGACCTGACCAAAGCACTCCACCATCTCAGGACCTATCTGCCCACCTCTGTGGCTCCGCCTGAACAGACTCTGACCAAGATCGAGACCCTGCGCCTCACCATCAGCTACATCTCCCACCTGTCTGCCCAGCTGGGACTCAGCGAGGATACCCCATGTCTGAAAAGAAAAATGGATTTCACACCATGCCAGTATTCACAAGATATGCCACAATGCCCCCAGGGCAGGTCCATGTCTGGACAGTGGTGTCAAGAGATACTGCAGGGCAACATCCAGAGCAGTAATCAATACTGTCTGCCACTAGCCACATCATATACCAACAACACAGAGCCACACATGGAAACAGACTCCCTAATGCCAGATGTTTCCTATCAGGACATGTCCTTATATCACAACCAAGTTTTCAAGTGA